Proteins from a single region of Trichoderma asperellum chromosome 3, complete sequence:
- a CDS encoding uncharacterized protein (EggNog:ENOG41) translates to MSLVLTSGPSRPPVVEVVDLTETPPPSPPSLEHIANGSRNGTSQPLLEAQRQQHGRVAAQDEGPPFKKRRVDLSWPEKQSIACQQVSPYVSRGLADLSSSEYIIDEIAIRAVSIFAKDPVFISRLDENDYTLPANDEWTAIRVNMIVTELSRRPEYQVTPAKEPAAAECQFLSVEDPPQTQGEDAPEVHMADVKQLETPRTDIIENITPAIHWSRWKPLPKCGPSSNAWFALEQRPYQSASDRDLIAKGAGSLYRDLRREMNGPMVYHVDFSSDEVRQIMACISTYLPPDTPASSENLAQLCLQFNVPSIVGTTLPYRTAEDIRNYCSDILAGKATPPDRAQILTIDPNSQNSRHQQESRRASRLSTLLLAREIEGNRGFGSMRQYENFQNEFRKVFEDSLTLVAEYTNCAGDIATTTWIPDGNVLCGTTVHSDSHNQQYNKPGNLLLCSTKLGQLKAFPDHRIPRPLVDKGENSTVAMRQSQDPWLYSSVVCSDYDNVLGLAYTSSFDKTVKVWKVDETGSNMTALATWHFEGNVNFVAAAKDGSGRVATAADTPTEAVRVYTVNMNDIANSSYVSFSCTRTDADDSDKWAYYPATMQWGRCSRSKHLLAVGYSPRSFSGEDLDIPEDKRNSGEITLWDAAASQRVTVLTATTANFFEVVWHPTLPRFIAATSPSQLKVAPGVRTQIHLFRKQDAAYAEYHNLDCFAADINELTFMPNSSRHAYVTAACTDGKVYVWDTAQGDKPVHILQHGRPLDEYYEDREKEDTGVKFTAWGNNLDRFYTGGSDGTVRVWNVRNKRKPYLRTLLEAPGPISCGSFSPDLRKLVVGDATGRVFLFSIDKEDEPESHFITIPGVDRQLRRPTPFIPHPEPEPPARNPGGPEDVYDDDEDVHIADLVKRTYLDTNQIVINPNPTIGAVQGPEYASTGLFRREAHLNEDPAGHLLSYFERNQRQSIEASRGGFARSVRRLRSPGEVDPLMQILHYTNKARELDIEAILADDLADLLASKAELSMSEVDCGFVYEELPDEEGEEEEEMGDEMNDDSNAMQWAASG, encoded by the exons ATGAGCCTCGTGCTTACCTCTGGCCCCTCCAGGCCCCCGGTCGTTGAGGTTGTCGACTTGACTGAAACGCCGccaccatcgccgccatctttGGAACACATCGCAAACGGAAGTCGAAATGGCACTAGCCAGCCTTTGCTTGAAGCACAGCGCCAACAACATGGCCGAGTTGCTGCCCAGGATGAAGGACCGCCGTTCAAAAAGAGACGCGTAGACCTTTCCTGGCCTGAGAAGCAATCAATTGCCTGCCAGCAGGTCTCGCCATACGTCAGCCGTGGCTTGGCGGACCTATCATCCTCCGAGTATATAATAGATGAGATCGCGATAAGG GCCGTTTCTATATTTGCCAAGGATCCGGTGTTTATTTCCCGATTGGACGAAAACGACTATACGCTGCCTGCCAACGATGAGTGGACTGCTATCAGGGTTAACATGATTGTTACCGAGCTATCCCGGAGACCT GAATATCAAGTTACTCCAGCCAAAgagccagcagccgccgaaTGCCAGTTTCTCTCAGTGGAGGATCCACCGCAAACGCAGGGCGAGGATGCGCCAGAGGTGCACATGGCAGATGTCAAACAGCTGGAGACCCCGAGAACCGACATAATCGAAAACATTACACCTGCAATACACTGGAGCCGCTGGAAGCCGCTTCCCAAATGCGGCCCATCATCAAACGCCTGGTTTGCTCTTGAACAACGACCTTACCAATCAGCATCGGATCGCGACCTAATTGCGAAAGGCGCCGGCAGCCTATATCGTGACCTACGACGAGAGATGAATGGTCCAATGGTCTACCATGTGGACTTTAGCTCTGATGAGGTTCGGCAAATCATGGCGTGTATTTCAACATATCTTCCTCCAGATACCCCTGCTAGTTCTGAAAATTTGGCGCAGCTATGTCTTCAGTTTAACGTTCCTTCAATCGTTGGCACTACGTTGCCTTATCGAACGGCTGAGGATATACGGAATTATTGCTCGGATATACTTGCGGGCAAGGCGACACCACCTGATCGAGCCCAAATTCTGACAATAGATCCAAACTCCCAGAACTCTCGACATCAACAGGAGAGTAGGCGTGCTAGTCGACTATCAACCTTGCTTCTGGCTCGTGAAATAGAAGGAAATCGAGGGTTTGGATCGATGCGCCAATATGAAAACTTTCAAAACGAGTTTAGAAAGGTCTTTGAGGATAGCCTAACCTTGGTCGCAGAGTACACAAACTGCGCCGGAGATATTGCGACGACCACCTGGATTCCGGACGGCAACGTTTTATGTGGCACAACGGTGCACTCCGACAGCCATAATCAGCAATATAACAAGCCTGGAAACTTGCTCCTTTGTTCGACCAAATTGGGTCAGCTGAAAGCGTTTCCCGATCACCGAATTCCGCGACCGCTGGTTGACAAGGGTGAAAATTCCACTGTGGCCatgcgccaaagccaagatcCGTGGCTCTACTCATCAGTTGTGTGCTCAGATTACGACAACGTTCTCGGCTTGGCATACACTTCTAGTTTTGACAAAACAGTCAAAGTTTGGAAGGTTGACGAGACTGGTAGCAACATGACAGCGTTGGCCACATGGCATTTTGAGGGCAACGTCAACTTTGTTGCCGCGGCCAAGGATGGCTCTGGACGGGTTGCTACTGCGGCCGACACCCCAACCGAGGCTGTTCGAGTATATACTGTCAATATGAACGACATTGCTAATAGCTCCTACGTCTCCTTTTCTTGCACGCGTACCGATGCCGACGACTCTGACAAGTGGGCATATTATCCTGCAACTATGCAATGGGGCCGCTGCTCGAGGAGCAAGCATCTGCTGGCTGTAGGATACTCTCCTCGCAGCTTTTCTGGAGAAGACCTTGATATCCCAGAAGATAAGCGGAACTCGGGAGAGATCACTCTATGGGACGCAGCTGCGAGCCAGCGAGTCACTGTCTTGACGGCGACAACGGCCAACTTTTTCGAGGTGGTTTGGCATCCTACATTGCCGAGATTCATCGCAGCAACTTCGCCCTCACAGTTGAAAGTGGCGCCTGGCGTGCGGACACAGATTCATCTGTTTAGAAAACAGGATGCCGCCTATGCTGAATATCACAACCTTGACTGCTTTGCGGCAGATATTAACGAACTGACATTTATGCCAAACTCGTCGAGGCATGCATATGTTACTGCAGCGTGCACAGATGGTAAAGTGTACGTGTGGGACACAGCTCAAGGGGACAAACCTGTGCACATATTACAGCACGGCCGTCCCTTGGATGAGTATTACGAAGACcgagagaaggaagatacCGGAGTTAAATTTACAGCTTGGGGAAATAATTTGGATCGATTCTACACAGGCGGCAGCGATGGTACCGTCAGGGTGTGGAATGTGCGTAACAAACGCAAGCCATACTTGCGAACCCTTTTAGAAGCCCCTGGTCCTATTTCTTGtggctctttctctcccgaCTTGCGGAAATTAGTCGTTGGAGATGCTACGGGCCGggtgtttttgttttctataGACAAGGAAGACGAGCCAGAATCACATTTCATTACGATCCCGGGTGTAGATCGCCAGCTTCGACGCCCTACACCATTTATACCCCACCCCGAGCCAGAACCTCCAGCCCGGAACCCAGGAGGACCGGAAGATGTgtatgatgacgacgaagacgtgCATATCGCTGATTTGGTGAAGCGTACCTACCTAGACACAAATCAGATTGTGATCAACCCTAATCCTACCATTGGCGCCGTACAAGGGCCAGAATATGCCTCAACGGGACTCTTCCGCCGAGAGGCACACTTGAATGAAGATCCAGCAGGCCATTTACTCAGTTATTTTGAAAGAAATCAAAGGCAGAGCATCGAAGCAAGCCGCGGCGGGTTTGCCCGCTCAGTACGCAGACTTCGAAGCCCGGGAGAAGTAGATCCCCTAATGCAAATTCTACACTATACAAATAAGGCGCGGGAACTGGATATAGAAGCCATTTTGGCAGACGACCTCGCGGATTTACTAGCAAGCAAGGCGGAGTTATCGATGAGCGAAGTGGATTGCGGGTTTGTATATGAGGAATTgccagatgaagaaggagaagaagaagaagaaatggggGATGAGATGAATGATGACtccaatgcaatgcaatgggCTGCGAGCGGATAG